The Thermoleophilum album genome contains a region encoding:
- the msrA gene encoding peptide-methionine (S)-S-oxide reductase MsrA → MWSWRKKVAMPRPEEALPGRSQPIWTPGRHFVLGTPMAPPFPEGTERAIFGMGCFWGAERVFWSLPGVYTTAVGYSGGFTPNPTYEEVCSGLTGHAEVVLVVFDPQKIDYGELLRSFFEEHDPTQGMRQGNDIGTQYRSAIYSTNERQLTLARAARDRYGEELAKAGFGPITTEIAPAGPFYYAEEYHQQYLAKNPSGYCGLGGTGVRCPSSATRPSPPSRPIPGA, encoded by the coding sequence ATGTGGTCGTGGCGCAAGAAGGTCGCGATGCCCCGCCCAGAGGAGGCACTGCCGGGCAGGTCCCAACCGATCTGGACGCCTGGACGACATTTCGTTCTCGGCACGCCGATGGCGCCGCCGTTCCCGGAGGGCACAGAGCGAGCGATCTTCGGCATGGGCTGCTTCTGGGGGGCGGAGCGGGTCTTCTGGAGCCTGCCGGGGGTGTACACGACCGCCGTCGGCTATAGCGGCGGCTTCACTCCCAACCCCACTTATGAGGAGGTCTGTTCCGGACTCACCGGTCACGCCGAAGTTGTGCTCGTGGTGTTCGATCCGCAGAAGATCGACTACGGCGAGCTGCTTCGGAGCTTCTTTGAAGAGCACGATCCGACCCAGGGCATGCGCCAGGGCAACGACATCGGCACTCAGTACCGATCGGCGATCTACAGCACGAACGAGCGCCAGCTGACGCTGGCGCGAGCCGCTCGCGACCGCTACGGCGAGGAGCTGGCGAAGGCCGGTTTCGGGCCGATCACCACCGAGATCGCGCCGGCGGGACCCTTCTACTACGCGGAGGAGTATCACCAGCAGTACCTCGCCAAGAACCCGAGCGGGTATTGTGGTCTCGGGGGGACCGGTGTTCGCTGTCCGTCGTCGGCGACGAGACCGTCGCCACCGTCGAGACCGATCCCTGGCGCCTAA
- a CDS encoding Mrp/NBP35 family ATP-binding protein, producing the protein MPSRSEIIEALRAVIDPELRRDIVSLGMVRSVEIAPDGRVSVVVALTTPGCPIRAQFERSVRQVVSGIEGVASVDVAFDVLSPEEKQRLQQQLGRPQGLPDGALAQVANVICVASGKGGVGKSTLTANLAAALFAEGHRAAALDADVWGYSIPRMLGVHGRPRVSAQRKIVPLVAHGGIRVISIEFFLSERDQAITWRGPMLHKALRQFLEDVEWGELDYLLIDLPPGTGDVSMTLAQLLPQARFLIVTTPQPAAQSVAKRAAELARRYGLEIAGVVENMSAFVAPDGSRHAIFGSGGGEALAEELAAPLLASVPLQPELRACADQGKPLVLVDPDAPASQAIRHAARGLVAEMPPAPPSLASPARGAGISGTPLPMAH; encoded by the coding sequence GTGCCGAGTAGGTCGGAGATCATCGAGGCGCTGCGGGCCGTCATCGACCCCGAGCTGCGGCGCGACATCGTTTCGCTTGGGATGGTCCGCTCTGTCGAAATCGCGCCGGACGGCCGCGTCTCGGTTGTGGTTGCTCTGACCACTCCGGGCTGTCCGATCCGCGCGCAGTTCGAGCGTTCGGTGCGGCAGGTGGTCTCCGGTATCGAGGGCGTGGCCTCGGTTGACGTGGCCTTCGACGTTTTGTCGCCCGAGGAGAAGCAACGCTTGCAGCAGCAACTCGGCCGCCCGCAAGGTCTGCCCGATGGCGCGCTCGCACAGGTCGCGAACGTCATCTGCGTGGCTTCCGGCAAAGGCGGCGTCGGCAAGTCGACGCTAACTGCGAACCTCGCTGCCGCCTTGTTTGCCGAGGGGCATCGAGCGGCTGCGCTCGACGCCGACGTTTGGGGTTATTCGATTCCCCGCATGCTCGGTGTCCACGGGCGGCCGCGGGTGTCCGCGCAGCGCAAGATCGTGCCGCTAGTTGCGCACGGCGGGATCCGGGTGATCTCGATCGAGTTCTTCCTCTCCGAGCGCGACCAGGCGATCACCTGGCGGGGTCCGATGCTCCACAAAGCGCTCCGTCAATTCCTAGAAGACGTCGAGTGGGGTGAGCTCGACTACCTCTTGATCGATCTGCCGCCGGGAACCGGCGACGTTTCGATGACGCTCGCGCAACTGTTGCCGCAGGCGCGCTTCCTGATCGTGACCACCCCTCAGCCGGCGGCTCAGAGCGTCGCCAAGCGCGCTGCTGAGCTGGCGCGGCGTTACGGGCTGGAGATCGCTGGTGTGGTCGAAAACATGTCGGCGTTCGTGGCGCCCGACGGCTCCCGGCACGCGATCTTCGGGTCGGGGGGTGGCGAAGCGCTAGCTGAGGAGCTTGCCGCGCCGCTGCTTGCCAGCGTGCCGCTGCAGCCCGAACTTCGTGCCTGCGCCGACCAAGGGAAGCCGCTCGTGCTGGTCGATCCCGATGCGCCCGCGTCGCAGGCGATTCGCCACGCCGCGCGTGGCCTAGTCGCGGAGATGCCACCCGCCCCGCCGTCGCTGGCGTCCCCGGCGCGCGGAGCCGGTATCAGCGGCACACCTTTGCCGATGGCCCACTAA
- a CDS encoding DUF488 family protein, translated as MAENSLFTIGHSTHPAREFAQLVASQGIDLVVDVRRFPSSRRYPHFARVNLERDLGTHAGADYLHLPHLGGRRTPRADSPNLGLVSPQFRGYADHMLTDEFREACAQLLKLADHHRLAVMCAEGDWRRCHRQLLADALLVSGAVVLHILPDGRLERHRLSPLARFDGTRLSYPGATLPDIR; from the coding sequence GTGGCAGAGAACTCGCTCTTCACGATCGGCCATTCGACCCACCCGGCACGAGAGTTCGCGCAGCTTGTGGCGAGCCAGGGGATCGATCTGGTCGTCGATGTACGGCGCTTCCCAAGCTCTCGGCGCTACCCGCACTTCGCACGCGTCAACCTCGAGCGCGATCTAGGCACACACGCGGGCGCCGACTACCTGCATCTTCCGCACCTCGGCGGGCGCCGAACCCCGCGAGCGGACAGCCCGAACCTGGGGCTCGTATCGCCACAATTTCGCGGCTACGCCGACCACATGCTGACCGACGAGTTCCGCGAGGCGTGCGCGCAGTTGCTGAAGCTCGCGGATCACCACCGGCTAGCAGTGATGTGCGCTGAAGGTGATTGGCGGCGCTGCCACCGGCAACTGCTCGCGGACGCCCTCCTCGTCAGCGGTGCGGTAGTCCTCCACATCCTGCCTGACGGGCGACTCGAGCGGCACCGCTTAAGCCCACTTGCCCGGTTCGACGGCACACGCTTGAGTTATCCCGGCGCAACCCTCCCGGACATTCGTTGA
- a CDS encoding CAP domain-containing protein, protein MPPGARLQPARLRKCRADPNPAGPRGRRERITRCGGAALLTVSATLLAAALVPAGAAFGSAASKVEVSCARAAAAAANVASFASLPPAQRRSRKRAFVRAALCAINAVRAEHGLRPMRLNPLLTRAAEQHSKDMVRRGYFSHTAPGGRSFLARIAKSGYLRRARNWTVGENISWGVAAAARPSNTVEMWMNSPPHRANLLSPLFQEAGIGIAAGVPGQPAAPGLTYTVDFGRRR, encoded by the coding sequence GTGCCCCCCGGAGCACGCCTGCAGCCAGCACGCTTGCGCAAATGTCGCGCAGACCCCAATCCTGCTGGCCCGAGGGGGAGACGCGAGCGAATAACCAGATGTGGCGGCGCCGCACTGCTCACCGTGTCCGCGACCTTGCTCGCTGCGGCGCTCGTGCCAGCTGGAGCGGCGTTTGGTTCCGCTGCCAGCAAGGTGGAGGTGAGCTGTGCACGTGCAGCGGCCGCCGCCGCCAACGTTGCCTCGTTCGCGAGCTTGCCGCCAGCGCAGCGACGATCGAGAAAACGGGCCTTCGTGCGCGCGGCACTGTGCGCTATCAACGCCGTTCGCGCTGAGCACGGTCTACGCCCCATGCGTCTCAACCCTCTCCTGACGCGTGCCGCCGAGCAGCATTCGAAGGACATGGTTAGGCGCGGCTACTTCTCGCACACCGCGCCCGGTGGGCGGTCGTTCCTCGCACGCATCGCGAAGAGCGGCTACCTGCGGCGGGCGCGCAACTGGACAGTCGGCGAGAACATCTCCTGGGGTGTCGCCGCGGCAGCTCGCCCGAGCAATACGGTCGAGATGTGGATGAACAGTCCGCCCCATCGCGCGAATCTGTTGTCGCCCCTGTTCCAGGAGGCGGGGATCGGTATCGCCGCAGGTGTGCCCGGCCAACCGGCCGCTCCCGGTCTTACGTACACGGTTGACTTCGGCCGCCGCCGCTAG
- a CDS encoding SDR family oxidoreductase — protein sequence MLLVTGATGTVGRALVNRLVAADRPVRCLVRDPTKLGDLRARVQIAIADLAEPPLPRAAMRGVETVVHLASANRDADGATIEEVVVGGTARLVAAARAAGVERFVFFSALGARPWARPRLLRAKAVAEQIVRESGLRATIVRPSLVYARGDRYLQTIEACARGLGFVPLIGRGTARYRPIWADDVAACAQRLVALTSLPATVELCGPELLTQRQFCAAVLEALGLGRPLVPMPWPLVQRALAWSSSLAGDAVPAPDEAELLLESGLCVDSTAADVRSLGVEPLPVARVLS from the coding sequence TTGCTGCTCGTCACCGGCGCAACCGGAACGGTCGGCCGCGCGCTCGTCAACAGGCTGGTCGCCGCCGATCGGCCGGTGCGTTGCCTGGTGCGCGACCCGACCAAGCTCGGCGACCTGCGGGCGCGGGTACAGATCGCGATCGCCGACCTCGCTGAACCGCCCCTACCGCGCGCCGCGATGCGCGGTGTCGAAACCGTCGTCCACCTCGCGTCGGCGAACCGCGACGCCGACGGCGCCACGATCGAGGAGGTCGTAGTAGGCGGGACGGCGCGGCTGGTCGCCGCCGCGCGAGCGGCGGGGGTCGAGCGGTTTGTTTTTTTCTCCGCGCTCGGTGCCCGCCCTTGGGCCCGACCGCGCCTGTTGCGGGCCAAGGCGGTGGCCGAGCAGATCGTTCGCGAATCGGGTCTTCGGGCGACGATCGTTAGGCCGTCGCTTGTCTATGCCCGCGGTGACCGCTACCTGCAGACGATCGAGGCTTGTGCCCGTGGGCTCGGCTTCGTGCCGCTGATCGGGCGCGGGACCGCTCGCTACCGGCCAATCTGGGCCGACGACGTCGCGGCCTGCGCGCAGCGCCTCGTCGCGCTCACTTCGCTGCCGGCGACGGTTGAGCTTTGTGGGCCCGAGCTGCTAACGCAGCGCCAGTTCTGCGCTGCCGTGCTCGAGGCGCTCGGCCTGGGGCGCCCGTTAGTGCCGATGCCGTGGCCGCTCGTCCAGCGTGCCCTAGCGTGGAGTAGCTCCCTTGCAGGTGACGCGGTCCCCGCACCTGACGAGGCGGAGTTGCTGCTCGAGTCGGGCCTGTGCGTGGATTCGACGGCGGCCGACGTGCGATCACTCGGGGTAGAGCCGTTGCCGGTCGCACGCGTGCTTTCCTGA